In Stigmatopora nigra isolate UIUO_SnigA chromosome 18, RoL_Snig_1.1, whole genome shotgun sequence, one genomic interval encodes:
- the mprip gene encoding uncharacterized protein mprip isoform X2, producing MSTAKENSCRKFQANFFNKSKCQNCFKPRELHLLTDQDLTQAKPIYGGWLCLAPEGTDFDNPMQRSRKWQRRFFVLYEHGCLRFALDESPSTLPQGTVNMNACTDVIDAEPKTGQKNSLCIITPEQEYFIRGENKEIINGWTEQLVVYPRTNKQNQKKKRKVEPTTSQEPGPAKVAVTGSGIPEAEKVLDSSSIIWQEELNQREAEGATVWAPAELPLGSPLPHPSGSSSSLGGVPRCLSPVPSDPFPSGSSLLSNGSHISGSVSSLDSDASGSTVTSSDSHQASQRGNHTFSHHDMPRSRRPEVEARKAEKRSRFRSPDREAVLSPERSRSGVIEKLEALELENPVKMEVDESHRSGARQGRSELRRFHREELRSTMGQGLGFPSSVPPLRRAKSLDRRTTDSVMTPDLLNFKKGWMVKLDEHGQWKKYWFVLTDHSLRYYKDSIAEEASDLDGEIDLSTCYNVSECQAQRNYGFQIQTHEGVYTLSAMTAGIRRNWIQAIMKNVRPSTAPDVASLTDDHRSLSPLEGLVRPDVTQDSLSSETSYAERDSTPGVYKSRVRERRREGRSKTFDWAEFRPIAQVLAQQRVQEAESLKADIGELERNRKREERKKRYESMTSSTLEPLPLKEGGKMDQHSADRVLQTSSPQIVEMHHKVEEVIEQHWRQVEKTPIREERRLPLPLTVPGRQTVELEQLLDNYKKGIEDLKAQLEGCHQQLLESNKHKQELERQLRTALEREHDIRAGYISPLEHHLGLEAEVTPQMKRPELVSPQAQSLTKKYQETKELLKLQELKKRNMQAQLGISLSPHTVKEPYFSEHSIINLNDDTEPEPVQKTISLLILDSTEAVEEFYDLTSGKYLTIKELTKLLTFHSCNQETTEKHLQKILDSWKSQQEIQNDMTRNNLARAGETIREYESRLLTVEDLVGQVQKQSVENPYGPLAKIDNHSETKEQTFGILAQRIGILTSENCALKQKCQEIVNQLTEADREIYRLKDELISHQCGKQHQFAMEEMTRLKADLAQSQANAIDREYLEKELNEKSLRLCESLVSLTELENTLMNTEKKLQLKEATLKGLGFQADYEVDALHLENKHLRNLLEESQKRVSDTEATLQTTQKHCIELESWNQELIALQQKSEEVNRTKLKETESQISILQNKLELRQKGCEESMYVGDYVWEGEKHVEKGVLQKVVEELQRRSEAVNLVLDMLLKVDIDVEKIFKKLTSTTCGKKLFSPLKQDIFCVSQKDLKLVLEAEFLSQLLSGTEINPKENILDCESNLVEIAQKSLKLLLSQTYAEAERDIMAESDFTLTYNWLDNETNRFILKELTETLKEKAKSLTEMAQRVQLDKDDNLLSLVVASFKSDVEQRRSSEYLLDALNDACMSYVIMRLKIKYDELVKKQMDIGVDGFVRPSGSELQKIVEGLQIQPADFSTQLCDASLNSVPEPNPSVHLGETRTTAGKTCDMVAHNIENIYEKELLHFKDNHKQEADKQREQIPAVSETLYFHSEESAREIDLLTNSMEDLKKKYELERMNLIAMFDQEMEELRSMIAPSKSNKASTAEKAHSQGIPGLTANIKEGIQELLTQVSVMAEEMRRREEQGEITTLRLKYEKDLENLKATCERGFAAMEESHQKVIDELQRKHQRELENLQEEKERLLAEETAATISAIEAMKNAHRNELEKELEKARKANSNTENGDVEEICRQHDEELCSFQREIEVLSEQYSQKCLENAHLAQALEAERQALRQCQRENQELNAHNQELNNRLAAEITKMRSMTSDDGFGDTNAIQGKELYELEVMMRVKESEVQYLKQEINSLKDELQAAQRDKKYSTDKYKDIYTELSIVKAKAERDLGRLKDQLQLAHEALGEPPLEEVDRGGYDIMKSKSNPDILKMAAAAAKRSERTMRSKSLKEGLTPEQRLHLFENKGTKEF from the exons GCTAAACCGATTTATGGTGGATGGTTATGTTTGGCTCCTGAGGGGACTGACTTTGACAATCCTATGCAACGATCACGG AAATGGCAGcgaagattttttgttttgtacgaACATGGTTGTCTTCGTTTTGCCCTTGACGAATCA CCAAGTACTCTGCCTCAGGGCACAGTGAACATGAATGCATGTACTGATGTCATCGATGCAGAACCAAAAACTGGCCAAAAAAACTCCTTGTGCATAATCACTCCAGAACAGGAGTACTTCATCAGAGGAGAGAATAAAGAGATCATTAATGG GTGGACTGAGCAGCTGGTTGTTTATCCCCGCACCAATAAACAGAACCAGAAGAAGAAACGCAAAGTAGAGCCTACGACATCCCAG GAGCCAGGTCCAGCCAAAGTAGCTGTTACTGGCTCAGGTATCCCCGAGGCAGAGAAAGTTCTAGACTCCAGTTCAATCATCTGGCAGGAAGAGCTGAACCAAAGAGAGGCTGAAGGAGCTACAGTTTGGGCCCCCGCAGAGCTACCTTTAGGATCGCCGCTTCCACACCCATCAG GCTCAAGCTCTAGCCTTGGTGGTGTACCCCGCTGCCTCTCTCCAGTTCCCAGTGACCCATTCCCCTCTGGCAGCTCGCTGCTCTCTAATGGCTCACATATCAGTGGTTCAGTAAGTTCTCTGGACTCCGATGCCAGTGGCAGCACAGTGACCAGCAGTGATAGCCACCAAGCCTCCCAGAGGGGAAACCACACATTCAGTCACCATGACATGCCTCGTTCACGAAGGCCAGAGGTAGAAGCAAGAAAGGCAGAGAAGAGGAGCCGGTTTAGAAGCCCTGACAGGGAAGCTGTACTCAGCCCTGAGAGGAG CCGCTCTGGTGTTATTGAGAAGTTGGAGGCCCTGGAGCTTGAGAATCCAGTGAAAATGGAGGTGGACGAGTCACACAGGAGTGGAGCCCGACAAGGCCGCAGTGAGCTCAGACGATTTCACAGAGAG GAGCTTAGGTCCACAATGGGTCAAGGTCTGGGTTTCCCTTCTTCCGTGCCCCCTCTGAGGAGAGCCAAGTCCCTTGACCGACGGACCACTGATTCTGTCATGACA CCAGATTTACTGAATTTCAAGAAAGGATGGATGGTGAAGCTTGATGAGCATGGGCAG TGGAAGAAATACTGGTTTGTACTGACAGATCACAGCTTGCGGTACTACAAGGACTCTATTGCCGAGGAG GCTTCTGACCTCGACGGTGAGATTGATCTGTCAACTTGCTACAATGTCAGTGAATGCCAGGCTCAACGAAATTACGGATTCCAAATACAA actcATGAAGGAGTTTACACACTTTCGGCAATGACAGCTGGTATACGACGGAATTGGATCCAGGCAATTATGAAAAATGTCAGACCATCTACTGCTCCTGATGTAGCAAG CTTAACTGACGACCATCGTTCTTTATCTCCTCTGGAGGGGCTGGTCAGACCAGATGTGACGCAGGATTCACTTTCCTCTGAAACCTCATATGCGGAAAGAGATTCTACTCCAGGCGTCTATAAGAGTCGAGTACGTGAGCGTAGGCGAGAAGGAAGATCGAAGACTTTTGACTGGGCTGAGTTCAGACCAATTGCCCAAGTTCTGGCTCAGCAAAGGGTACAGGAGGCTGAGAGCTTAAAGGCAGACATAGGAGAGCTTGAGCGTAATCGAAAGAGAGAGGAGAGGAAAAAGAGGTATGAGTCTATGACAAGCTCAACGTTGGAGCCTTTGCCCCTCAAAGAAGGTGGGAAAATGGATCAGCACAGTGCAGACAGAGTACTTCAAACGTCCAGTCCTCAAATTGTAGAAATGCATCATAAAGTAGAGGAGGTGATTGAGCAACATTGGCGACAAGTAGAGAAGACACCAATACGGGAAGAACGAAGGTTGCCACTGCCTTTGACTGTTCCTGGAAGACAGACTGTGGAGCTCGAACAGCTACTAGACAACTATAAGAAAGGG ATAGAGGACCTTAAAGCACAATTGGAAGGCTGTCACCAGCAGCTGCTTGAGTCCAATAAGCATAAACAGGAGCTAGAACGACAGCTGAGAACAGCTCTGGAGAGAGAGCATGACATACGGGCAGGTTACATATCTCCG CTGGAACACCATTTGGGTCTGGAGGCAGAAGTGACGCCCCAGATGAAGAGGCCTGAACTGGTTAGTCCTCAAGCACAAAGTTTAACAAAGAAGTACCAGGAGACCAAAGAACTCCTTAAACTACAAGAGTTGAAAAAGCGCAATATGCAGGCACAGCTTGGCATCTCACTTTCTCCCCACACTGTTAAGGAACCTTATTTTTCTGAACACTCAATAATAAACCTAAATGATGACACTGAGCCTGAACCTGTCCAAAAAACAATTAGCCTTTTAATCCTGGATAGTACAGAAGCTGTTGAAGAGTTTTATGATTTAACATCTGGGAAATATCTCACCATAAAGGAACTGACGAAGCTGTTAACATTCCACTCGTGTAATCAAGAAACAACAGAAAAGCATCTTCAGAAGATCTTGGACTCCTGGAAAAGCCAACAAGAGATTCAAAATGACATGACAAGAAATAATTTGGCTCGCGCTGGAGAAACCATCCGTGAATACGAGTCTCGTCTTTTAACCGTGGAGGATTTAGTGGGGCAGGTTCAAAAGCAAAGTGTTGAAAACCCTTACGGTCCTCTCGCAAAAATTGATAACCATTCAGAGACCAAAGAGCAGACTTTTGGGATACTTGCTCAGAGGATAGGGATTTTAACTAGTGAAAATTGTGCACTAAAACAAAAATGCCAAGAGATAGTGAACCAACTGACTGAGGCAGACAGAGAAATATACCGACTAAAAGATGAGCTTATCAGCCATCAGTGTGGCAAACAGCATCAATTTGCTATGGAAGAGATGACCAGACTTAAAGCTGACCTGGCTCAAAGCCAGGCtaatgccattgacagggagTATTTGGAGAAAGAGCTGAATGAAAAATCACTGCGCCTCTGTGAATCTCTAGTTTCGTTGACGGAGCTTGAAAACACCCTAATGAACACAGAAAAGAAGCTGCAGTTGAAAGAAGCCACACTGAAAGGGCTGGGATTCCAAGCAGATTATGAAGTTGATGCActacacttggaaaataaacatcTTAGAAACTTACTTGAAGAATCACAAAAAAGGGTATCTGACACTGAAGCAACTCTCCAAACTACACAGAAGCACTGTATTGAACTTGAATCCTGGAACCAAGAATTAATCGCATTGCAGCAGAAATCAGAGGAGGTCAATAGAACGAAACTTAAAGAAACGGAAAGTCAAATATCAATACTACAAAACAAGTTAGAGCTAAGGCAAAAGGGATGTGAAGAGTCTATGTATGTTGGTGACTATGTCTGGGAAGGAGAAAAGCATGTTGAAAAAGGTGTTTTACAGAAAGTAGTGGAGGAGCTTCAGAGGAGGTCAGAGGCTGTTAATCTAGTTTTAGACATGTTATTAAAGGTAGATATTGATGTAGAGAAAATCTTCAAAAAATTAACAAGTACTACTTGTGGAAAGAAACTCTTCTCTCCTctaaaacaagacattttttgtgtAAGTCAAAAAGATTTGAAGTTGGTTTTAGAGGCAGAATTCTTGAGTCAGTTACTGAGTGGCACGGAAATTAATCCAAAAGAAAATATTCTTGACTGTGAAAGCAATTTAGTAGAGATTGCTCAAAAGAGCTTAAAGCTCTTGTTGAGTCAAACTTATGCAGAAGCTGAGAGAGACATAATGGCCGAGTCAGATTTTACATTGACATATAACTGGCTTGATAATGAAACAAATAGATTTATTCTTAAAGAGTTAACAGaaactttgaaggaaaaagcaaAGTCATTGACAGAAATGGCACAGAGGGTTCAGTTAGACAAAGATGATAACCTTTTGTCATTAGTTGTTGCAAGCTTTAAGTCAGATGTAGAGCAGAGGCGGTCTTCTGAGTATCTGCTTGATGCACTTAATGATGCTTGTATGTCATATGTGATTATGAGACTTAAGATAAAGTATGACGAGCTTGTAAAAAAGCAGATGGATATTGGAGTTGATGGGTTTGTGCGTCCCAGTGGGTCAGAATTGCAAAAGATTGTTGAAGGTCTGCAGATCCAACCAGCAGACTTTAGTACTCAGTTGTGTGATGCATCTTTGAATTCTGTTCCAGAGCCAAATCCTTCTGTACACTTAGGAGAGACTAGGACCACTGCTGGGAAAACCTGTGACATGGTAGCTCATAACAtagaaaacatatatgagaaggAGCTTTTACATTTTAAAGACAACCATAAACAGGAAGCTGACAAACAGAGGGAACAAATTCCTGCAGTCAGTGAAACTCTGTACTTTCACTCAGAAGAGAGTGCCCGAGAGATTGATTTGCTGACAAACTCTATGGAAGATCTCAAGAAGAAGTATGAGTTAGAAAGAATGAACCTCATAGCAATGTTTGACCAAGAAATGGAGGAGCTCAGGAGTATGATTGCACCTTCAAAATCAAACAAAGCATCTACGGCTGAGAAAGCTCACTCACAAGGCATCCCTGGACTAACAGCCAATATTAAAGAGGGCATCCAGGAGCTGCTGACCCAAGTTTCAGTTATGGCTGAAGAAATGAGACGTCGTGAAGAACAGGGGGAGATTACTACTCTACGGCTGAAATACGAGAAAGACCTGGAAAATTTAAAG GCAACCTGTGAGAGGGGCTTTGCTGCAATGGAAGAGTCTCATCAGAAGGTGATCGATGAACTTCAAAGGAAACATCAGAGAGAGCTGGAAAATCTCCAGGAGGAAAAAGAAAGACTATTGGCCGAAGAGACTGCAGCCACTATTTCTG CAATTGAAGCAATGAAAAATGCTCACCGGAATGAGCTGGAGAAAGAGCTGGAGAAGGCTCGTAAGGCTAACAGCAACACAGAGAATGGAGACGTGGAGGAGATCTGCAGACAGCACGA CGAGGAACTGTGCTCCTTCCAGCGAGAAATTGAGGTCTTGTCAGAGCAGTATTCCCAGAAATGCCTAGAAAACGCCCACCTGGCCCAAGCCCTGGAGGCTGAGAGGCAGGCCCTCAGGCAGTGTCAAAGAGAGAACCAGGAGCTCAATGCTCACAATCAG GAACTTAACAATCGTTTGGCAGCAGAGATCACCAAGATGCGTTCAATGACTTCTGACGATGGATTTGGCGACACAAACGCGATTCAAGGAAAGGAACTCTACGAATTGGAA GTAATGATGAGGGTGAAGGAGTCTGAGGTCCAGTACTTAAAACAAGAAATCAATTCCTTAAAAGATGAACTCCAAGCTGCTCAAAGA GACAAGAAATATTCAACAGATAAATACAAAGACATCTACACAGAGTTGAGCATCGTCAAGGCCAAAGCTGAGCGGGATCTGGGGCGGCTTAAAGACCAGCTCCAGCTGGCTCATGAGGCACTTGGTGAACCACCGCTTGAGGAAGTGGACCGAGGAGGATATG ATATCATGAAGTCTAAAAGCAACCCTGACATTCTCAAAATGGCAGCTGCTGCGGCCAAACGCTCAGAACGCACCATGAGGTCAAAG
- the mprip gene encoding myosin phosphatase Rho-interacting protein isoform X6 has translation MSTAKENSCRKFQANFFNKSKCQNCFKPRELHLLTDQDLTQAKPIYGGWLCLAPEGTDFDNPMQRSRKWQRRFFVLYEHGCLRFALDESPSTLPQGTVNMNACTDVIDAEPKTGQKNSLCIITPEQEYFIRGENKEIINGWTEQLVVYPRTNKQNQKKKRKVEPTTSQEPGPAKVAVTGSGIPEAEKVLDSSSIIWQEELNQREAEGATVWAPAELPLGSPLPHPSGECTSVRQGSETGSVNGDEVDQGSLTLHGSAPQQPSDHLSPTGSSSSLGGVPRCLSPVPSDPFPSGSSLLSNGSHISGSVSSLDSDASGSTVTSSDSHQASQRGNHTFSHHDMPRSRRPEVEARKAEKRSRFRSPDREAVLSPERSRSGVIEKLEALELENPVKMEVDESHRSGARQGRSELRRFHREELRSTMGQGLGFPSSVPPLRRAKSLDRRTTDSVMTPDLLNFKKGWMVKLDEHGQWKKYWFVLTDHSLRYYKDSIAEEASDLDGEIDLSTCYNVSECQAQRNYGFQIQTHEGVYTLSAMTAGIRRNWIQAIMKNVRPSTAPDVASLTDDHRSLSPLEGLVRPDVTQDSLSSETSYAERDSTPGVYKSRVRERRREGRSKTFDWAEFRPIAQVLAQQRVQEAESLKADIGELERNRKREERKKRYESMTSSTLEPLPLKEGGKMDQHSADRVLQTSSPQIVEMHHKVEEVIEQHWRQVEKTPIREERRLPLPLTVPGRQTVELEQLLDNYKKGIEDLKAQLEGCHQQLLESNKHKQELERQLRTALEREHDIRAGYISPATCERGFAAMEESHQKVIDELQRKHQRELENLQEEKERLLAEETAATISAIEAMKNAHRNELEKELEKARKANSNTENGDVEEICRQHDEELCSFQREIEVLSEQYSQKCLENAHLAQALEAERQALRQCQRENQELNAHNQELNNRLAAEITKMRSMTSDDGFGDTNAIQGKELYELEVMMRVKESEVQYLKQEINSLKDELQAAQRDKKYSTDKYKDIYTELSIVKAKAERDLGRLKDQLQLAHEALGEPPLEEVDRGGYDIMKSKSNPDILKMAAAAAKRSERTMRSKSLKEGLTPEQRLHLFENKGTKEF, from the exons GCTAAACCGATTTATGGTGGATGGTTATGTTTGGCTCCTGAGGGGACTGACTTTGACAATCCTATGCAACGATCACGG AAATGGCAGcgaagattttttgttttgtacgaACATGGTTGTCTTCGTTTTGCCCTTGACGAATCA CCAAGTACTCTGCCTCAGGGCACAGTGAACATGAATGCATGTACTGATGTCATCGATGCAGAACCAAAAACTGGCCAAAAAAACTCCTTGTGCATAATCACTCCAGAACAGGAGTACTTCATCAGAGGAGAGAATAAAGAGATCATTAATGG GTGGACTGAGCAGCTGGTTGTTTATCCCCGCACCAATAAACAGAACCAGAAGAAGAAACGCAAAGTAGAGCCTACGACATCCCAG GAGCCAGGTCCAGCCAAAGTAGCTGTTACTGGCTCAGGTATCCCCGAGGCAGAGAAAGTTCTAGACTCCAGTTCAATCATCTGGCAGGAAGAGCTGAACCAAAGAGAGGCTGAAGGAGCTACAGTTTGGGCCCCCGCAGAGCTACCTTTAGGATCGCCGCTTCCACACCCATCAG gtGAATGTACATCTGTCAGACAAGGGTCTGAAACAGGCTCAGTGAATGGTGATGAAGTGGATCAGGGTAGCCTGACCTTGCACGGTTCTGCGCCACAGCAGCCCAGTGACCACCTTTCCCCAACAGGCTCAAGCTCTAGCCTTGGTGGTGTACCCCGCTGCCTCTCTCCAGTTCCCAGTGACCCATTCCCCTCTGGCAGCTCGCTGCTCTCTAATGGCTCACATATCAGTGGTTCAGTAAGTTCTCTGGACTCCGATGCCAGTGGCAGCACAGTGACCAGCAGTGATAGCCACCAAGCCTCCCAGAGGGGAAACCACACATTCAGTCACCATGACATGCCTCGTTCACGAAGGCCAGAGGTAGAAGCAAGAAAGGCAGAGAAGAGGAGCCGGTTTAGAAGCCCTGACAGGGAAGCTGTACTCAGCCCTGAGAGGAG CCGCTCTGGTGTTATTGAGAAGTTGGAGGCCCTGGAGCTTGAGAATCCAGTGAAAATGGAGGTGGACGAGTCACACAGGAGTGGAGCCCGACAAGGCCGCAGTGAGCTCAGACGATTTCACAGAGAG GAGCTTAGGTCCACAATGGGTCAAGGTCTGGGTTTCCCTTCTTCCGTGCCCCCTCTGAGGAGAGCCAAGTCCCTTGACCGACGGACCACTGATTCTGTCATGACA CCAGATTTACTGAATTTCAAGAAAGGATGGATGGTGAAGCTTGATGAGCATGGGCAG TGGAAGAAATACTGGTTTGTACTGACAGATCACAGCTTGCGGTACTACAAGGACTCTATTGCCGAGGAG GCTTCTGACCTCGACGGTGAGATTGATCTGTCAACTTGCTACAATGTCAGTGAATGCCAGGCTCAACGAAATTACGGATTCCAAATACAA actcATGAAGGAGTTTACACACTTTCGGCAATGACAGCTGGTATACGACGGAATTGGATCCAGGCAATTATGAAAAATGTCAGACCATCTACTGCTCCTGATGTAGCAAG CTTAACTGACGACCATCGTTCTTTATCTCCTCTGGAGGGGCTGGTCAGACCAGATGTGACGCAGGATTCACTTTCCTCTGAAACCTCATATGCGGAAAGAGATTCTACTCCAGGCGTCTATAAGAGTCGAGTACGTGAGCGTAGGCGAGAAGGAAGATCGAAGACTTTTGACTGGGCTGAGTTCAGACCAATTGCCCAAGTTCTGGCTCAGCAAAGGGTACAGGAGGCTGAGAGCTTAAAGGCAGACATAGGAGAGCTTGAGCGTAATCGAAAGAGAGAGGAGAGGAAAAAGAGGTATGAGTCTATGACAAGCTCAACGTTGGAGCCTTTGCCCCTCAAAGAAGGTGGGAAAATGGATCAGCACAGTGCAGACAGAGTACTTCAAACGTCCAGTCCTCAAATTGTAGAAATGCATCATAAAGTAGAGGAGGTGATTGAGCAACATTGGCGACAAGTAGAGAAGACACCAATACGGGAAGAACGAAGGTTGCCACTGCCTTTGACTGTTCCTGGAAGACAGACTGTGGAGCTCGAACAGCTACTAGACAACTATAAGAAAGGG ATAGAGGACCTTAAAGCACAATTGGAAGGCTGTCACCAGCAGCTGCTTGAGTCCAATAAGCATAAACAGGAGCTAGAACGACAGCTGAGAACAGCTCTGGAGAGAGAGCATGACATACGGGCAGGTTACATATCTCCG GCAACCTGTGAGAGGGGCTTTGCTGCAATGGAAGAGTCTCATCAGAAGGTGATCGATGAACTTCAAAGGAAACATCAGAGAGAGCTGGAAAATCTCCAGGAGGAAAAAGAAAGACTATTGGCCGAAGAGACTGCAGCCACTATTTCTG CAATTGAAGCAATGAAAAATGCTCACCGGAATGAGCTGGAGAAAGAGCTGGAGAAGGCTCGTAAGGCTAACAGCAACACAGAGAATGGAGACGTGGAGGAGATCTGCAGACAGCACGA CGAGGAACTGTGCTCCTTCCAGCGAGAAATTGAGGTCTTGTCAGAGCAGTATTCCCAGAAATGCCTAGAAAACGCCCACCTGGCCCAAGCCCTGGAGGCTGAGAGGCAGGCCCTCAGGCAGTGTCAAAGAGAGAACCAGGAGCTCAATGCTCACAATCAG GAACTTAACAATCGTTTGGCAGCAGAGATCACCAAGATGCGTTCAATGACTTCTGACGATGGATTTGGCGACACAAACGCGATTCAAGGAAAGGAACTCTACGAATTGGAA GTAATGATGAGGGTGAAGGAGTCTGAGGTCCAGTACTTAAAACAAGAAATCAATTCCTTAAAAGATGAACTCCAAGCTGCTCAAAGA GACAAGAAATATTCAACAGATAAATACAAAGACATCTACACAGAGTTGAGCATCGTCAAGGCCAAAGCTGAGCGGGATCTGGGGCGGCTTAAAGACCAGCTCCAGCTGGCTCATGAGGCACTTGGTGAACCACCGCTTGAGGAAGTGGACCGAGGAGGATATG ATATCATGAAGTCTAAAAGCAACCCTGACATTCTCAAAATGGCAGCTGCTGCGGCCAAACGCTCAGAACGCACCATGAGGTCAAAG